The Atribacterota bacterium genome has a segment encoding these proteins:
- a CDS encoding extracellular solute-binding protein: MKKKITIGIFILLIISMFFVSLVSAAENIKLATTTSTDNSGLLDVLLPPFEEKYDIKVDVISVGTGAAIQLGENGDVDVVLVHARAAEDAMVEEGYGINRRDVMYNDFIIVGPVDDPAGISGEKDAAAALNKISSSEAYFVSRGDNSGTHIKELELWQSAGIKPEGDWYLEIGQGMEAALLVANENMGYVLADRGTFLATKDKLDLVILSEGDSRLFNPYGVIAVNPAVHPHVNYMEAMQLIAWMTSPEGQKIIGEFKAHGEVLFFPNAI, translated from the coding sequence ATGAAAAAAAAGATAACTATTGGTATATTTATTCTATTGATCATCTCAATGTTTTTTGTCAGTTTAGTATCAGCTGCTGAAAATATCAAACTGGCAACTACAACCAGTACGGATAATTCGGGCTTGCTGGATGTTTTATTGCCGCCCTTTGAGGAAAAATACGATATCAAAGTTGATGTAATTTCTGTTGGTACCGGTGCTGCTATTCAACTTGGTGAGAATGGAGATGTGGATGTTGTATTGGTTCATGCCCGGGCTGCTGAGGATGCCATGGTTGAAGAAGGTTATGGGATTAACCGCAGAGATGTAATGTATAATGACTTTATTATTGTCGGACCTGTTGATGATCCGGCTGGTATCAGCGGTGAGAAAGATGCAGCCGCAGCTCTTAATAAGATTTCCAGTTCTGAAGCCTATTTTGTTTCCCGTGGAGATAATTCGGGTACCCATATAAAAGAGCTGGAATTATGGCAAAGTGCAGGCATTAAGCCGGAGGGCGACTGGTATCTGGAAATTGGTCAGGGCATGGAAGCAGCCTTGTTAGTTGCCAATGAAAATATGGGATATGTTCTGGCTGACAGAGGCACATTCCTGGCTACCAAAGACAAACTGGATCTGGTTATTTTATCAGAAGGAGATTCAAGACTATTTAATCCATATGGTGTGATTGCCGTAAACCCGGCTGTTCACCCTCATGTAAATTACATGGAGGCTATGCAGTTGATTGCCTGGATGACCTCTCCGGAGGGACAGAAAATAATTGGGGAATTTAAGGCACATGGTGAAGTACTATTTTTCCCCAATGCCATCTAA
- a CDS encoding DUF3343 domain-containing protein: MDEIKKKNVVIFYSTSAAIRTESLSKKQQIEVKLIPVPRHLSSDCGICLSFYTDDLEKIKDVLSKNNIEFDAIYDL, from the coding sequence ATGGATGAAATTAAGAAAAAAAATGTGGTCATTTTCTATTCCACCAGTGCTGCAATCAGGACAGAAAGCCTGTCTAAAAAACAGCAGATTGAGGTTAAATTGATTCCGGTTCCCCGCCATCTCAGTTCTGATTGTGGAATATGTCTAAGCTTTTATACTGATGATTTGGAAAAAATAAAAGATGTATTGAGTAAAAATAATATAGAATTTGATGCTATCTATGATTTATAA
- the yedE gene encoding YedE family putative selenium transporter, producing the protein MLKKFFSSRKSIIFTGAFIGIAATILQKLGNPANMGICVACFERDIAGALGFHRAAVVQYIRPEIIGFVLGSLAAALIFKEFKPRAGSAPLIRFLLGFLAMIGSLVFLGCPWRALLRLSGGDGNALFGIAGLVTGISIGIFFIKSGYDLGRNRKTSSLFGWIMPFIMAGLFLLLIFQTKLPTGAVFFSSEGPGSQFAPVLISFAIAIAIGFIAQRTRFCTVAAARDVILIKDNYLFTGVASLVITAWVSNMVLGQFNPGFQGQPIAHTSQIWNFGGMVLAGLAFTLAGGCPGRQLFLSGEGDADAAIFVLGMIFGAGFAHNFATASSGAGPGAWGPAAVITGLIICLIIGYSMSDLVKKN; encoded by the coding sequence ATGTTAAAAAAATTTTTTTCTTCCCGAAAATCCATTATCTTTACCGGTGCCTTTATCGGTATAGCAGCAACCATTTTACAAAAACTGGGCAATCCTGCCAATATGGGCATCTGTGTAGCTTGTTTTGAGCGGGATATTGCCGGTGCCTTAGGTTTCCACAGGGCAGCAGTAGTTCAATATATCAGGCCTGAGATTATAGGATTTGTCCTTGGTTCTCTGGCTGCTGCTTTAATCTTTAAAGAATTTAAACCACGCGCAGGTTCTGCACCTTTAATTCGTTTTTTGTTAGGATTTTTAGCCATGATTGGCTCTTTAGTCTTTTTGGGTTGTCCCTGGAGAGCATTGCTTCGCCTTTCCGGTGGTGATGGTAATGCATTATTCGGAATAGCAGGATTAGTCACCGGAATTTCAATAGGTATTTTCTTTATCAAATCAGGCTACGATTTGGGGCGTAACCGGAAAACCAGTTCACTGTTTGGCTGGATAATGCCCTTTATTATGGCCGGACTTTTTCTGTTACTTATTTTTCAAACCAAATTACCCACCGGTGCAGTCTTTTTCAGCAGCGAAGGACCCGGTTCTCAATTTGCTCCGGTCCTGATTTCATTTGCCATAGCTATTGCCATTGGCTTTATTGCTCAAAGAACCAGATTTTGTACAGTTGCTGCAGCCAGGGATGTTATTCTTATCAAAGATAATTATCTATTTACCGGTGTTGCCAGTCTTGTAATAACAGCCTGGGTAAGTAATATGGTTTTAGGGCAGTTTAATCCGGGATTCCAGGGTCAGCCAATTGCCCATACCAGCCAAATCTGGAATTTTGGAGGAATGGTTCTGGCAGGTCTGGCCTTTACGCTGGCAGGAGGATGCCCCGGCAGACAGCTATTCCTCTCCGGTGAAGGAGATGCTGATGCTGCAATTTTTGTATTGGGCATGATTTTTGGAGCAGGATTTGCTCATAATTTTGCTACTGCCAGCTCCGGAGCAGGACCCGGTGCCTGGGGGCCAGCAGCAGTCATAACAGGTTTAATTATCTGTCTGATTATTGGATACAGTATGAGTGATTTAGTAAAAAAGAATTAG
- a CDS encoding aminotransferase class V-fold PLP-dependent enzyme encodes MIYFDNAATSFPKPKEVSAAIINYMNNIGASPGRSGHRLSIEAGRILYQCRENIAELFHVEDPLRIVFTSNATEAINLAVKGFLHSGDQVITSSIEHNSVMRPLRELEKNGVQIKAIPCSADGSLNPEDIEKAINKNTTLIVLNHASNVTGTLLPIGEVGRIARKNNILFLVDAAQTAGAYPIDMEKDNIDLLAFTGHKSLFGPTGTGGLVIGKDVDIHKITPLKTGGTGSRSESENHPDFLPDLYESGTPNIAGIAGLHAGVSYILKKGVKDIHQYELHLCKKLIFGLKQIPGVTVYGKDDSGERSSVVSFTIIGQSPSDIGFKLDEKYDIMCRVGLHCAPSAHKTIGTFPVGTVRFSIGLFNTVDDVKQAIYAVRKIASEK; translated from the coding sequence ATGATTTATTTTGATAATGCTGCTACCTCTTTTCCTAAACCGAAAGAGGTATCTGCAGCAATAATTAATTATATGAATAATATTGGGGCTAGCCCGGGACGTTCCGGTCATCGATTATCCATTGAAGCCGGTAGAATCCTCTACCAGTGTCGTGAAAATATAGCTGAATTATTTCATGTGGAGGATCCTTTAAGAATTGTTTTTACCTCCAATGCTACTGAGGCAATTAATCTGGCAGTAAAAGGATTTTTGCATTCAGGAGACCAGGTGATTACCAGTAGTATTGAACATAATTCGGTAATGCGGCCACTTCGTGAGTTAGAAAAAAATGGTGTTCAAATAAAAGCTATCCCCTGCTCTGCAGATGGTTCTCTTAACCCGGAAGATATAGAAAAGGCAATAAATAAAAATACTACACTTATTGTGTTAAACCATGCTTCTAATGTAACAGGGACATTATTACCTATTGGAGAGGTAGGTCGAATTGCCCGAAAAAATAATATTTTGTTTCTGGTGGATGCAGCACAAACTGCCGGTGCCTACCCGATAGACATGGAAAAAGACAATATTGATCTGCTGGCATTTACCGGGCATAAATCTCTCTTTGGTCCCACCGGAACCGGAGGGTTAGTCATAGGGAAAGACGTAGATATTCACAAGATTACTCCTCTCAAGACTGGGGGAACAGGCAGTCGCTCAGAATCAGAGAACCACCCTGATTTCCTGCCGGATTTATATGAAAGCGGAACTCCTAATATTGCCGGAATAGCAGGATTACATGCCGGAGTTTCTTATATACTAAAAAAAGGAGTGAAAGATATACATCAATATGAACTTCATCTGTGTAAAAAACTAATTTTCGGCTTGAAGCAAATCCCGGGTGTAACAGTATATGGCAAAGATGATTCAGGAGAAAGATCTTCTGTAGTTTCTTTTACTATTATAGGGCAATCACCCTCTGATATCGGTTTTAAACTGGATGAGAAATATGATATTATGTGTCGGGTAGGATTGCATTGTGCCCCTTCTGCCCATAAAACTATTGGCACTTTTCCGGTAGGAACTGTTCGTTTCAGTATTGGTTTATTCAATACTGTTGATGATGTAAAGCAAGCAATCTATGCGGTACGCAAAATAGCATCAGAGAAATAA
- the rpoD gene encoding RNA polymerase sigma factor RpoD, which translates to MNINKIEDPPVDFLVSGVNVFGEEIKEEIEVDKILSKRQWEKSITAVIAKKKSPVKLFTNRGIQLDDPIKMYLREIGQTKLLTADKEVELSKRIENGDEEAKRILIQSNLRLVVSIAKRYVGKGMLFLDLIQEGNIGLMHAVEKFDYQLGNRFSTYATWWIRQAMTRSIADQGRTIRVPVHMVDTINRLKRSSRNLLQELGREPTIEEIAEKMELPLDKIKEILKKAQQPISLETPIGKEDDRLLGDFIEDEDSPAPPKLASNTLLKEQMNSALNTLTQREKDILELRFGIAGGYPHTLEEVGRRFGVTRERIRQIQEKAIRRLRHPNRSRKLREYLD; encoded by the coding sequence ATGAATATTAATAAAATAGAAGATCCCCCTGTTGACTTTCTTGTTTCAGGAGTTAATGTGTTTGGGGAAGAAATAAAAGAAGAAATAGAAGTAGATAAAATCTTAAGTAAAAGACAATGGGAAAAATCAATTACAGCAGTAATTGCTAAAAAAAAGTCGCCGGTTAAGTTATTCACCAATAGAGGCATTCAATTGGATGATCCGATTAAAATGTACCTCAGAGAAATTGGGCAAACAAAGTTACTGACTGCAGATAAAGAGGTTGAGCTATCCAAGAGAATAGAAAACGGAGATGAGGAAGCCAAAAGAATTCTCATTCAGTCAAATTTAAGACTGGTGGTTAGTATTGCCAAACGGTATGTAGGTAAGGGTATGCTTTTTCTGGATTTGATTCAGGAAGGGAATATAGGGTTAATGCATGCAGTTGAAAAGTTTGATTATCAGCTGGGAAATAGGTTCAGTACATATGCCACCTGGTGGATCAGACAGGCTATGACCCGTTCAATTGCCGATCAGGGAAGAACGATTCGTGTTCCGGTACATATGGTAGATACTATCAATAGATTAAAACGCTCATCCCGAAATCTTCTGCAGGAACTAGGCCGGGAACCAACAATAGAAGAGATTGCAGAAAAGATGGAATTGCCATTGGATAAAATTAAGGAAATTCTCAAAAAAGCCCAGCAACCTATTTCCCTGGAAACTCCAATTGGCAAGGAAGATGACCGTCTTCTGGGAGATTTTATTGAAGATGAAGACTCGCCTGCACCTCCAAAACTTGCATCCAATACTTTATTGAAAGAGCAGATGAATAGTGCATTAAATACCTTAACCCAAAGAGAAAAGGACATTCTGGAATTGAGGTTTGGTATAGCCGGAGGATATCCCCATACTCTGGAAGAAGTTGGCCGGAGGTTTGGGGTAACCCGTGAAAGAATCAGACAGATCCAGGAAAAGGCAATTCGAAGGTTGAGGCATCCCAACCGGAGCAGAAAATTACGAGAATACCTGGATTAG
- a CDS encoding sulfurtransferase TusA family protein → MSEKFDVRGLSCPLPVVKVKKKLAELQEGILEVIVDTGTAKDNVSRMANNAGWKVEVKAQEDEYLLIITK, encoded by the coding sequence ATGAGTGAAAAATTTGATGTAAGAGGACTTTCCTGTCCACTACCGGTAGTAAAAGTTAAGAAAAAATTAGCAGAACTTCAAGAAGGTATTTTAGAAGTAATAGTTGATACCGGAACCGCCAAAGATAATGTTTCCCGCATGGCTAACAATGCCGGCTGGAAAGTAGAAGTAAAAGCACAGGAAGATGAATATCTGTTAATTATAACTAAATAA